The Theileria orientalis strain Shintoku DNA, chromosome 2, complete genome genome has a window encoding:
- a CDS encoding clathrin-coat assembly protein — MIYGIFFQNAQNDTRVSKWYAPFSTKEKKSFEDRIHNELVNRDRKWSNVFDLDSMKVVYRQYSGLIICILIDPCDNTLAHYELIHLIVEVLDSYYGDVCELDIVYNFNRVHAILDDLVLGGDVIETSKDIIVEKLRAADKVP; from the exons atgatttatggaatattttttcaaaacGCCCAGAATGACACTAGGGTCTCTAAGTG GTACGCTCCCTTCTCTACAAAGGAGAAGAAATCCTTCGAGGACAGGATTCACAACGAGCTCGTGAACCGCGATAGAAAATGGTCCAACGTGTTCGACCTCGACTCAATGAAGGTGGTCTACAGGCAGTACTCGGGACTTATTATCTGCATCCTCATCGACCCCTGCGATAACACGCTCGCGCACTATGAACTGATCCACCTCATCGTGGAGGTGCTGGACAGCTACTACGGAGACGTCTGTGAACTCGACATCGTGTACAACTTCAACCGCGTCCACGCGATCCTCGACGACCTCGTACTCGGAGGAGATGTGATAGAGACCTCGAAGGACATAATCGTGGAGAAGCTGCGCGCAGCAGACAAAGTCCCATGA